The DNA sequence GCACGTGGGGATGGACCGACCACATTCATCATGTCGGCTACGGTGCTTTGGGAGTCCCCACGCACGTGGGGATGGACCGAAATCTCTGAGGCCAAATATGAGCAGCTCCAGGGAGTCCCCACGCACGTGGGGATGGACCGACCATCGCGGGGCGCAGGATGATAGGCGGCTGGGAGTCCCCACGCACGTGGGGATGGACCGGACCCGCAAACCAAAGCGGCGTATAAATTTAGGAGTCCCCACGCACGTGGGGATGGACCGGTCGTGGCCACCCCCTTGTGCGCCGCCCGTGCGGAGTCCCCACGCACGTGGGGATGGACCGGCGTTGCTGGGCATGGTGGAGGCCATGGAGGCGGAGTCCCCACGCACGTGGGGATGGACCGCGAAAAGCCCTCGCCCCGGTGCATGTGCCAGTGGAGTCCCCACGCACGTGGGGATGGACCGCGCGAGACCGAGGCCATCATCGAAAAGATGAAGCGGAGTCCCCACGCACGTGGGGGCAGCGCCACCTTGACACGCCGGAAGGGCGGGCCTAGTATGCTTTTGGTTCTTTGAAAGCTCACGAAACGTGAGGCATCCGTAGGGGTGCCCCGCACCATTCGCTTCGGTGCGCTGTGCCTGCCAGGGACCGGCCAATAACGGGCTACTGGGGGCATAGCAAGCCGAATGTGCAGAGCGAATGGTGCGGGGCTGAGATCACACCCTTGGAACCTGATCCGGGTCATACCGGCGGAGGGAACGGAGCCGAGGCGCCAAACCACCTCGACCTCTTTTCCCCCGCCTGCCCGGGGGAGGAGGAAACCATGAGAAAGGTTGTTTTGGCGCTTTTTTTGTTGGTCACCACCACCCTCCCGACGGCGGCGGCGGAGCTCAAAGGGCGCGTGCTCGCCAGCGATACCGGCAAACCACTGGCCGGGGCCAAGCTGGAGGTGCGCGAGCTGGGGCTTTCCGCCACCACCGACGGGCAAGGCCAGTTCGTGCTGGAGGTGGGGGCGCAAGCCCAGCTCACCCTGGTGGTGACGTACCCGGGGTATTACCCCGTAAACCAGCGGGTCACCTTGCCCGCCCCGGCGCTGGAGCTTTCGCTGGCGCCGGTGAGGCCGTTTACCGAGCAGGTGGAGGTGAGGGCCAGCCGCGCCCAAACTGGCAAGGACCCCGCCACCTTCACCAACCTGCCCAGGGAGCGCATTGAGGAAAGCTACTACGGGCAGGACCCCGCCATGCTTTTGGCAGCCACGGTGCCGGGGTTTTTTGCCTACAACGACAACGGCCACGGCATCGGCTACAGCTACTTCACCATTCGCGGTTTTGGCCAGGCCCGCACCCGAGTGAGCCTTAACGGCGCTCCCCTCAACGACGCCGAGTCGGGCGAGCTGTTCTTCATTGACCTGGCCGATTTTCTGGCCACCGCCGGGGACATTCAGGTGCAGCGCGGTGTTTTCGGGCTTTCGGGGATGGGAGGCGCGGTGGACATCACCACCGCCCCCGCCAGCATGGAGCCTTCCTTCCAGTTGCACCTGGGGGCCGGCTCTTACAACACCCAGAGGCTCACGTTGCGCTACGACTCGGGCCTGGTGGGCGGACAGTGGGCCCTTACCGCCCGCTACTCCAAGATCACTACCGATGGCTACCGCGACCAGTCCTGGGTGGACATGTGGAACTACTTTTTCTCCTTAAGCCACTTCGGCCAGCGCTCCCGCACCCGGCTGGTGCTCTTCGGGGGTCCCGAGCAAACCCACCTGGCGTACTACGGCATCCCCAAGTCGGTGCTGGAAGGTGGGCGCACCGGAAATGCGGATAGGGACCGTAAGTTCAACCCCCTGACCTACCCCGGAGAAATTGACAACTTCCACCAGCCCCATTTCCAGCTAATTTCCGAGCTGCGGCTTTCCCCCAACACCGAACTCACGCAAACGTTTTACCTGTTCCAGGGGGACGGCTACTACGATCAGTTCAAGACCAACCGCAAGCTGGTGGAGTACAACCTGCCCAACATCACGTTGCCCGACGGCACCGTCATCCGCCGCACCGACCTGGTGCGCCGGCGCACGGTGGACGAGTGGGATGCCGGCTGGGTGCCTACCCTTTCCTGGCAAAAGGGCAACTGGGCGCTGGAGCTGGCCGGTGAGCTGCGCCTCCACAAGGCCCACCACTACGGGCAGGTGACCTGGGCCCAGTACTACCCGCCGGGCGTTCCCCCCAACCGCCGCTACTACGACTACCAGGTGGACAAGCAGAGCTCAGCTCTTCGCCTCAAGGCCTCGTACAGGCTTACCGATGACCTCCTGGCGGTAGCCGGTTTGGGCTACGCCCATCACCGCTACGAGCTTTCCAAGGACCGGCTCAAGGGGCAGGCCTTTACCGACAACTTTGACTTCCTGCTGCCGCAAGCGGGGCTTTTGTGGCGGGTGAAGGAAGGGCAGGAGGCTTATCTCAACGTGGCCCGGGGCATGCGGGAGCCCAACTTCCGCCAGCTTTACGACCCCCAGGACTACTACGGCACCCGGGCGTACCTGGACCCCGAGGACGTGTGGGACTGGGAGGCCGGCTACCGCCTGCGGGGCGAGCGCTTTTCCGCCCGCGTTAACGCTTTTTACATGCGCTTTGCCAACGAAATCGTGTGGGCCGGCGCTCTCGATGACAGCGGCGTGCCCATTTACGGCAACGGCGCGCGCTCGGTGCACAAGGGCCTGGAGCTGGAGGGGAGCTGGTCGCCTTCACCCAACTTTGGTGTGGATGCGGCGCTCACGCTTTCCCGCAACACCTTTACCCGCTACCGCGAGTACGGCTATGACGGCACGTTCACCTCTTACGACGGCAACCGCATTGCCGGCTATCCCGACACGCTGCTGCTGGTCACCGCCCGCGGCCAGCTGGCGGGCTTCCAGGCCGCCCTTACCCTGCGGGCCGTGGACCGCTTTTACCTGGACAACACCCAGGACAACCGCAAGAACCCCGAGGCCCGCCGCCAGCCGGGCTACGTGCCGCTGGTGAACCCTGGCTTTGCGGTGGTGGACCTCACCCTCCGCCGCCCGCTGCCGGAGCTGGCCACCACCCTGGGGCTTTCTCAGCTCGGTGCGGAGCTCCGGGTGAACAACCTCCTGGACAAGAAGTACACCGCCTTTGGCTACGTGGACTACGGGGAGCCACAGTTCATCCCCGCAGCCCCGCGGCATTACTACCTGGGCTTCAGTTTGGGCCTTTGACCTCCTCACCCTTCTGTACGACCCGGGGCCGCAAGGCCCCGGTTTTTTTTAGCCGCAGGCCAGGCCTGAAAAACCCTCTTTTCGCTGCTGCCCAGCTACCACGGCAGGTCCCTGGGATCGGCGGGGAGCTGGGCCAAAAGCACCTCCACCGCTCTGGCCAGCTGGGCGTCGTTCTCCTTGTCCAAATCCTGCTGGGGCGGTTGGAAAACCAAAACGTCGGGTTCACAGCCCTGGCGCTCCATGTTGATCCCCGAACCCGCCACGTACCAGCCGCGGAAAGGCAAACGCACGAAGGAACCGTCAATTAAGCGGGTGCCACCGGTAGAAATTACCGCCCCAAAGGTGGTCATGCCCACCAGCGGCCCGCGTTTTAAGGTCTTGAACGCCCAGGAGAAGATTTCGGCGTTGGAGTAGCTGGCTTCGTCGCAAAGGGCTGCCGCCGGGCGCGTCCACGCCGGCAACGGCAGGCGGTCCTGGGGGTAACCGCGAAGGGACGGGTCCATGCCCCGGGGGACGGTCCAGGCGTGCCGCTTCACGTTGAGGATGGCCATGAGGTAATCGGTGGTCCAGCCGCCGCCGTTGTTGCGCACGTCAATTAAAAGCCCCTGCTTGCCGGACGCGGCGGCAAACAGCTCCCGCTGGAACTCCTCCAGGGAAGGCGCGTCCATGCCTTGAATGTGGATGTAGCCCAGCTTGCCGCCGGAAAGCTTCTCCACGATGGCCCGCCGCTCCTTCACCCAGGCACGGTAGCGGGCCTGCCGCACCTCGTCCAAGCTGGCCGGTTTAACGGTAACCTCCCGCTCCCCCGCCGGGTTTTTCACCGTGAGCCTCACCGGGTGGCCCACCATGCCTTCCAGAAGCGCGAAGAAGTTGCGCTGGGCGTTCACGGGTTCGCCGTTCACCGCCAGGATGCGGTCCCCCACCTTAAGGCCCACGTCCTCCCGGGCCGCAGGGGTATCCTCCAGCACTTCGGTAACGATCACACCCAGGCCGTCGGCAGCGGGCTCCACCTCCACACCCAGCACGCCGGTTTGCACCGGCTCCCCCCGTTCGTTGCGGCGGAAGCCCATGTGGGAGGCGTTGAGCTCCCCCAGCATCCAGTTCACCACCTGCTCGAAATCGCGGTCGGCAAAGGCCACATCGCTGAGCTTCTGGTAGCGCTCACCGATGGCCCGCCAGTTGTAACCGTGGAAGTGCGGATCGTAGAAGTTGCGATCCAGCTCCCGCCAGGCTTCCTGGAACACCTGGGCGCGCAAAGCCCTCCGCGACACGGTAAAGAGCGCCTCAAACTTCACCGGGTCCCCCGGTTTGCCTTCCAGATTCACGCTTTCCACCGTGCCCTTGGCCCCCCGGTACAGAACCAGCTTGCCCTCCTTGAGGAAGGCCAACTGCGAGGGCCGGGCGTCCGACTCGGTGAGGCGCTTGAGCTCCTTCCCGTCAAACCGCACCTTGTAGAGGTCCCGTTGGCCATCGGGCTCGGCCACAAAAACCACGGTGCGGGCATCGCTGGCCACCACAAACTCGCCCTCGTCACCCGGAAGCTCCGTGACCGCCCGGGCCCGCTCGTTGATGCCCGGAAAGTCAATGCGCACCGTGACTTTTTTTTCGCCCTTGGCCTCATCCTTCTTGGCCGCCTTGTCTTCCTCCTCGAAGAGCGCTACCCATTGCTCCGGCGTTCGCTCGTGGTCGGCCTTGGTGAGGTACACCGCCCACAGGTCGAAGGTGCGCTCGTGCCGACGGGAAAGCCAGTAGAGACGCCGGCCGTCCGGGGACCATACGGGGTTGCGGTCCTCGTCCGGGTGCTGGCTCACGTTTACCGCCTGCCCGCCGGCCACGGGGATGATGAAGATATCGGTGTTGAAGTGCTCGTCGTCGCGGGAAAAGGCAATCCACTGGCTATCCGGGGAAAAGGCAAACTCCACGTCCCCCCAGTGGGTGAAAAGCGTCCTGGGGTTGCGGCCGGAAAGCTCGGCGACCGTGAGGTTCCCCTTCCCCACCAGGTACGCCAGGAGCTTGCCGTCGGGGGAAACCCGCGGCTTGCGCTCGTCTTCATCGGACGCGGTCAACCGCTCCTCCCGGAACGAGGTGGCCTTCACGAAGGAGCTGCCGCTGGCCGGCTCCGCTCGGAAGAGGTCGTACTGGCCAAAGCGGTCGGAAGCGTAAAAGAGGGCTTTGCCATCGGGGGTCCAGGTCACATCCCTTTCCCACGCCGGCGTGTGGGTCACCCGCACCGTGACCGGCCCGGAAATGGCGGAAAGCTCCTTGCTCCTCCTGGCCGTGACGTACACGTCCCCGCGCACCACCAGGGCCACCTGGCTGCCGTCGGGAGAGGGCACCACCTCTGAGGCTTGATCCCGCAGCACTGCCCGCTCCATGTCGTCTTCCAGCGCGTCGGTGGCCACCTCCACCGCCAGGCGCCGGGGCTCGCCGCCACTGGCGGAAACCACGTAAAGCCCATCGCCAAACTCGTAGGCCACGATGGCCCCGTTGGCCGAGGCCTTGGGGTAGCGCACGTCCCCGCCCTGGTGGTGGGTGAGCTGCGTGAGCTTGCGGTCGGCGAGGTTCAGGCGGAACACGTTGCGGTCATCGCCACCGTTGTCCGAACGGAAAATCAACGCGTCGCTACCGGCCCAGGAGACGTGATCCTCATCCCACAGGGTTTCGGTAAGCCTCACCAGGTTTCCGGTTTGCAGCTCCAAAAGCCAGAGGTCGCGGTTGGCCGAACCCCGGTAATGCCGGCGGCTGTCCGGGGTGCTACCGCGTACCAGGGCGAGAAAACGCCCATCCGGCGAGGGCACCGCCTCCAGGGCGAGGATCTTCGTGAGCAGCTTTTCGGTGCCCCCGGTGACCGCCACGGTGTAGACGGTGTTTTTGCGGTTCCACGCCTCATGGCGGCGGGAAACGAACACTACCCCGGAGCCCTGGAAGCCCTGGGGAATGTCGGCCGCTTCGTGGAAGGTCAAACGCTTGGTCCTCCCTTCGGGCCAGGACAACAGCAGCACGTCGTCGCTGCCCTCCCGATCGGAAGCAAAAGCCAAAAAGCGCCCGCTGGCATCCCAAACGGCGCCCCAGTCGTAGCCGGGGTCGGCGGTGAGCCGCTGGGCTCGCCCCCCCTGGGCGGGCACCGCCCACAGGTCGCCCTGCCAGCTAAAAACCACCGTTTGCCCATCCGGCGAAGGGGCCGGGAAACGGGCCAACCGCACCTCTTCACCGTGAACCGCCACTGCCAATCCAACCGTAAGAACTCCGGCTAAAAAGCGCATGCTTACCCTCCCTGTTGCGCGCCGACGAAGCGGCCAAACTCCACCATGAGGGAGACCAGCTCGGCGTTGTGCTCCACCGGCAGCGGGTACTCCACCCCCAACAAAGCCCCATCCCGCCGGGTAAAAGCCGCGTACTGCTCCTGGGTGGGGGCAAAGACCTGCAACCCAGAACGTTGGCCAGCCCACCGCGTCACGGTCAAGGCGGCGGCAATTTCCTCCCGCCGTTGCACGGTGGCCAAAAGGGCGTTACCGAGGCCCGGCCGCTCCACCGCTGGCCACGGAAACCCACACACCACGTCCACCTCCGGCGAGGAAAGCGGCGGGAAATCCAGCTCCGCACAGGCCCCTACTCCACCCCAAAGGCCAGCAGCCGGCGGGAAGCCCCAGGGGAAAGCCGCTGCCTCGGAAAGCCTCCCGCCGTGGGTGAGCTCCCTCCAGCCCCTCTGGCCGGAGGCCAGGTCTTCCGTGCAAAGCCAAAGCTTGACCCTTCCCGCCAGGGCCGTTTCCGGGGCCAGGTACTCCCCCAGGGCCGCCGGGGAAAGCCACCCGGAAAGGCGGAAAGGATCGGGCAGCAGCAGGAAACCCTCGTTGAGACCCTCGCGGGCGTAGGCCAAGGCCGGACGGAACAACGCCGCCCCCTCCTGGGCCAGACGCAAAAAGCGCCGGGCCGCCTCCTCGGCTTCTCCGGCCAGAGCCAAAAGCGCCACCTGCGCCGCAAGCCCAGCAGCGGCAGCTTCCCCCCACCGGCGGCCGGAAGCGGTAAGCTGCGCCACCACCCCGGCGCAAAAGGCCGCCTGGGCTCCATCCGCCAAAACCACCAGGCCCCGGGAGCTCACGGTGCCCCCCTCACCACCCGGCGCAGCTCCAGGCTGCGGGTTGCGGCAGCCACTTCACCCAAGGTCAAAAGCCGGGGGGGCTGCATCCACGCCAGAAGCACGGTGTCTGGAAAGTCCAGGGTGCCGTTGCCGTCATCGGCCCACAGCACCGCCCACCGCCCGGACCAGCTCACCGCATCCCCGGGAAGCACATCGTTCCGCCAACGCAAAGGCCGCCCACCCTCCGAAAGCCAGAGCCCATCCCCCACCACCAACCGCTGCGGCGGTCCCCACGGCTCCGCCAGGGGATCCCCCACCGCCGCCAGGGCCGCCACCGCCTGGGGGGTCATGATCAGGTGCCGCACCACCAGCTCCCGGGGGGAAAGGGGCAGGGGCCAACCGGGGCCGCCCTCGGGCCAAACCCCCGGTGCAAAGCTAAAAACCCCACGGCGAAAGGCCAGGCTCACCCTGGGGTTCACGCCTTCCGGAACCTCGGCCAACCGCCAGAGAGCGGGAACCTCCGCCACCTCCCTGGCCCCCGGGGAGGAAACGCTGGCCCAGGGGAGAAGGTCCTGCGGGCGGGCGTAGGCACCCACCTTGACCTTGAAGCGGGTCACACCCCCAATTAAGGTGTTGCCGGCCACGGGCTGGGTGAGGAAGTCGTCGTTGTGGGCTTCGCTGGTGACTGGCGCTTTGAGCTCGCTCCCCATTTCCGGGGCGGCAAACTCCCCGTACGCAAGCTTGTCAGCACTTCCGGCGTTGACGCCTTCCCAGCCGAAGAAAGCCGGCTCCAGCGTGAACCACTGGGCTTTCAAAAACCCATACGCCGAGGGCCAGGCGGCCAAAGGCTCCGGGTGCAGCTCCTGCCCTTGCCAGCGGACCTTGGGAAAGGGGCACAGAAAACGCGCCGGTTTTTTCCCCTGGCGAAACTGCAGCAACACACCGGCCCAGACCCGCTCCTGGGGTTGGCGCGGTCCCACGTCGTCGCTGGCCCACTCCTCACCCTCCACCCAGAACACCACGGCAGCTTGCAGAAGCTGCGGGCGAAGACTCTCGTGCCGGCGCCAAAACGCCAAAACCGCGGCCACCAACAGGACCAGCACCGCTGCCACCAGCAAAACCCGGCGGGTGTCTTCGCTCACGGGCCCATTGTACGTGGGCCTTGCCGGGTAAGTTACAGTTTGCAGGGAGGCAAAAGGCCCATGAAGTCCTACACCAAAACCCTGACGTTCCACACGCCCACCCGGGTGGCCTTCATCAACATCACCCCGGAGGTGGAAAAGGCCGTAGCCGAATCGGGGGTGCGGGAAGGGCTTTGCCTGGTGAACGCCATGCACATCACCGCCAGCGTCTTCATCAACGACGACGAACCGGGCTTGCACCGGGACTTCGCCCGCTGGCTGGAGGAGCTGGCCCCCCACGATGTGAAGCGGTGGGAACACAACCGCACCGGCGAGGACAACGGCGACGCCCACGCCAAAAGGCAAATCATGGGCCGCGAGGTGGTGGTGGCCATCACCAACGGCCAACTGCACTTTGGCCCCTGGGAGCAGATCTTTTACGGCGAGTTCGATGGGCAAAGGCCCAAGCGGGTGCTCATCAAGATCATTGGCGATTAGCTGATAAACTGTCCCGGGGGTTGAAATGCAGAAATACAGGGTCTTGATCCTCTGCACCGGCAACTCCTGCCGCTCGCAAATGGCCGAAGGCTGGGTGCGTCACCTCCTGGGTGACCGCGTGGAGGTGGCCTCTGCGGGGACCCACCCGGCGGGGTATGTTCACCCCATGGCCATCAAGGTCATGGCCGAAGAAGGAGTCATCATTTCTCGCCAGCGGTCAAAATCGGTGGCCCAATTTGCCAATGACACCTGGGATTTGGTCATCACCGTTTGCGACAGCGCCCGGGAAGAATGCCCCTACTTTCCCGGCGCCAAGGAACAAATCCACATTTCGTTCCCTGACCCTGCCCTGGTGGGGGGACCTCGGGAGATACAGGAAGAGGCCTATCGCACGGTCCGCGACGCCATCCGCCAGCGCCTGGTCCCCGAGGTGGAACGCCGCTGCCGCGCGGGGGCTAGCGGCTCCGCCGGTGCTGCCGAGGCTGCCTCGGAGAGCTAGCGCAACGTAAGGCCACTGCACCGCGTAAACTCTTGGCGTGCAGACGGCAAGCCCTGCGGGTTTCATCCAAGATCACCGTCCGCTGTTGTGGGCTACAGCTCTGGGTTCGTTCTTACCGCCTTTTTTGGGGTCCTCCCTGAACGTGGCCCTGCCGGTGATTGGCCGGGAGCTCCAGGCCACCGCCTTTGAGCTTGGGTTAATCGTCAACGCCTTCCTCATTGCCGCCGCCGGCATGCTGGTGCCCCTGGGACGCTGGGCCGATGCCTGCGGCCGCGCCCGGGTGTTCACCTGGGGGCTTTTGGGACAAGCTCTCTGCTCGGCGGCAGCGATCTTTACCCGGTCGGTGCCGGCGCTTTTGCTGGTGCGGGCAGCGCAAGGGGTGGCTGCTGCCGCTACCTTTGCCACCGCCGTGGCTCTGGTGGCCCAGGTGGCACCGGCGGGGCAAAAGGGGAAGCTCCTGGGAGCCAACACCGCTGCGGTGTACCTGGGGCTTACCCTGGGGCCCCCCACCGGCGGCCTGCTCACCCAGCACCTAGGCTGGCGCAGCGTCTTTGGCGCTTCAGCGCTCTTGGCTCTGGGCGGTTGGGCTCTGGCCCGTCCCTGGGGGAGGGAAAAGAGCCCGCGGGAAGGCGTGGCTCAGCCCGCCAGCCTCTGGCTTTTTGCCGCAGGCGTTTCCCTGGTCCTGGGTGGCCTGGCCATGACCCGCGTTCAGGGGCGCTTTGCCGCCCTGGCCGCACTGGGAGCCATTGCCGTTGTCCTTTCCTTCCGGGGTTCCTCGAACTTACCCCTGGAGCCAGCCCTTTTTCGCAACACCGCCTTTACCTTTTCCAACCTGGCGGCGTTGATCCATTACGCCGCTACCTTTTCGGTTTCGCTGTTCCTGGCCCTTTACCTGCAGGTGGTGGGCGGGCTTTCCCCCAAGGCCACCGGCTTTCTCCTCCTCGCCCAGCCGCTGCTCATGGCGCTGCTTTCCCCCGTGGCCGGCAGCGTCTCGGATCGGTGGGAGCCGCGGTGGGTGGCCTCCGCCGGCATGGCCCTCACCGCCGGGGGTTTGCTGGTGTTGAGCTCTGCCCAACTCCGGGTTTCGCTTTTCCAGGTAATCTCGGGGCTTGCGCTTTTAGGCATTGGCTTTGCGCTGTTTTCATCCCCCAACACCCATGCGGTGATGGGCCAGGCTCCAACCAAGTTGCTTTCGGCGGCTTCCGCCACCCTGGCGCTCATGAGGCTCACCGGCCAGGCCGGAAGCCTGGTTCTGGCCAGCTTCTTCCTCCCCGCGAGCAGCCTCGATACGCAAGCCGGAAAGCTTTTGGTGCCCGGGATGCAGGCCAACCTCTGGGTGGCGTCGCTGCTTTGTCTTGTGGGCATGGTTTTTTCTTTAGCAAGGGGCAACGTGCATGGTTAAAGTCGGGTTTGGTGGGTACAGGAAAAGCGGGATGGTGCCCGCGGTAGGCACGGTGGTAAAACGGTTGCGGAGGAGCCGGTGAAAGAGCGATCGAGGTACTGGCTTGTGGCGGGGCTCCTGGCCCTAGCGTTCGATAGGCTCTTTTGGAACGTTGACCACGGCATCAACTTTCCCCTCTTTGCCGTTCTTTGCGTAGCTGGGGGGTTCTTGGTGCTTGGAAAGGAGGGCCACCGGCCGGCCCCCTCGGTGTTTCTCCTGGTCCTGCCGTTGGGGTTTTTCGCCTGGGGGTCGTTCTGTAGGCTGGAACCGCTGGCGCATGTGCTGAGCTGTGCCTGGGTTTTGCTTTTCATGGGCCTCCTGGCCGTGTACTACCGGACAAGCGAATGGTGGCGGACGGACGTCTGGCAAACCCTGTGGTCCTTCTTGAAGTTGCTGACCACCGCCGTGGCTCACGGCTTCATTTACCGATCCCCTAACCCATCGCCGGGGCAAGGCGAGCCGGCACCCAAACCGGGCTGGATAGCGCCGGTGGTGCGCGGCCTGCTGGTGGCGCTGCCGGTAACAGGCCTTTTTGCTTTGCTCCTTGCACGAGCCGATGCGGTTTTTGCCCGGTATCTCGCTTCATGGTTTTCCTTCCGGGCTCTGGCGGAAGCGGTTTTTCGCTTGAGCTACATGCTGTTTGGGGCGTACCTGCTGGTGGGTGTCTTTACCTTCGTGGCCCGGGAAACCGAAAAAGAGCCAGCCCAAAGCCGGCAGCATGGGACCGTTTCTTCGTTCCTCGGGGGAATCGAGGCCAACGTGGTGCTGGCCGCGGTGGATGTGCTGTTTTCCTTCTTCGTGCTTATTCAGGTTCGCTATTTCTTTGCGGGCAAGGCTAACCTGGAGGAGCTCGGGCTCACCTATTCCGAGTACGCCCGTCGCGGGTTTGGCGAGCTGCTGGCTGTGGCCTTCTTGAGTTTGGTGCTGATCCTGGGCTTGCAAAGGTCCACCGAGCAGCAAAGCGCACGCGGGCAGCGCCTGTTTTTAGCGCTTTCGGTGCTGCTGGTTTTGCTGGTGGGCGTGATCCTGCTTTCGGCCTTCCAGCGCCTGGGCCTTTACGAGGAAGCTTACGGTTTTACCCGTGCCCGGCTTTACGCTCACACCCTCATGGTGTGGATTGGGGTGGCGTTGGGAGCAGTGCTGGCGCTGGAGCTGGCCAAGGCCAGGCGGTGGGTGGTTCACGGTTTGCTGCTTTCGGCCGTTGGTTTTTCCGCCCATCTCGTGGCCTCCAGCGTTGACGCCCGGGTAGCCAGGGCCAACGTGGCGAGGTTTGCTTCCGGGGCCAACTTGGACGTGGCTTACCTGGCGTACCTTTCCTCCGACGCCGTTCCCGCTATGAGCCGTTTGTTCCAGGATCCCCGCCTGCCCCAGAGCAGCCGGGAAGCGCTGGGAGCCTCGCTTATCTGCTGGACCTGGCGTCACCGGAACTGGAACGCCCCGGCACCCTGGCAGGAGTTCCACCTCTCCCGCTGGCGTGCCCGGCGGGCCCTGGCCGCGGTGATGCCTTCGCTTGCGGGCTACCAGAAGGAGGAGACCTCAGAAGGGAAAACCGTCCGCACCCCCTCCGGGCAGACCTTCAGCTGCATCGCAGCTTGCCGGTAGCTCCTCAACCTAGCCGTTTCCTACGCCAGAAGAGCCAAAAGCTGCTGGGCCGCGGCCTCCGGGGAAAGATCCGCGGGGAGAAGGAAGCTCTTCACCTGCGACAGCAGCCGGGCATACTGCGCCCGCATGCGCTGCTCCTGCTCCGCGGCCAACGGCGGCAGGTGCGGGTTCAAATAGGGACGGGCAGCTCCTACCTGCCCCGGCAAGCTGCCGCTGGCCAAAAGCCGCAGGGCGTCCTCGGGCGAGAGGGGGCGTGGCCTGGCGGTCAAGGGGTCCTTGGCCAGGAAAACCACCGCTGCCGCTTCCGCCTGACGGGTCCCCCCTAGCCAGAACGGATCCAGCATCATCCGACCCTTAGCCGAGGCCTCCAGGCACACGGGAGCACCCAAATCCAGGGGGCAATCGCGCTCACCGTGGTCCACGGTGCAAAGCGCGCGCTCGGTGGCCATGTTTTCCAGCTTGGCGCGATCAAAAAACCGGCTCAGCGTGGGCAGGTGCCTGGTCCATTTTGCTTTCAGGTAGAGCTTCCGCTCAAGGCCGTCCAGCACCGTGGCCCGCGGCCCAAAGCGCACCAGAACCCCGTCGGCGGCCAAAAGCCGCCCCCCGTGCTCCCGCAGGAGCTGCGCCAAAAGGGCCGTCCGGCCACTCCCCGGTGCGCCAAAAACCAGAACGCCCCTTTCACCCAGAGCCACCGCTGCCCCGTGGGCCCAGAGGGCCCCCTGGGTGCGGGCCACCACTTCCGCCGCTAAAAGCAACGCCATTTCCCGGGTTTGGCC is a window from the Thermoanaerobaculum aquaticum genome containing:
- a CDS encoding DUF4153 domain-containing protein; its protein translation is MKERSRYWLVAGLLALAFDRLFWNVDHGINFPLFAVLCVAGGFLVLGKEGHRPAPSVFLLVLPLGFFAWGSFCRLEPLAHVLSCAWVLLFMGLLAVYYRTSEWWRTDVWQTLWSFLKLLTTAVAHGFIYRSPNPSPGQGEPAPKPGWIAPVVRGLLVALPVTGLFALLLARADAVFARYLASWFSFRALAEAVFRLSYMLFGAYLLVGVFTFVARETEKEPAQSRQHGTVSSFLGGIEANVVLAAVDVLFSFFVLIQVRYFFAGKANLEELGLTYSEYARRGFGELLAVAFLSLVLILGLQRSTEQQSARGQRLFLALSVLLVLLVGVILLSAFQRLGLYEEAYGFTRARLYAHTLMVWIGVALGAVLALELAKARRWVVHGLLLSAVGFSAHLVASSVDARVARANVARFASGANLDVAYLAYLSSDAVPAMSRLFQDPRLPQSSREALGASLICWTWRHRNWNAPAPWQEFHLSRWRARRALAAVMPSLAGYQKEETSEGKTVRTPSGQTFSCIAACR